One Phaseolus vulgaris cultivar G19833 chromosome 2, P. vulgaris v2.0, whole genome shotgun sequence DNA window includes the following coding sequences:
- the LOC137812161 gene encoding uncharacterized protein, with protein sequence MNNYNISFRCYSQFTYCKWRRSYEDGGEDCRHGLLQDGSLGVFRWRSRPYRSETRRHPRRSLACHRRERRPPRLSRCARRRRWTSVTSPLTVISSCREWCSVLPPLSRKLYFSLDSSYYSSPGCEVSALSPTLCDEPVNRSRVIDNFKSFSAKTCQSAFSFA encoded by the exons ATGAATAATTACAATATTTCTTTCCGGTGCTACTCTCAGTTCACCTATTGCAAGTGGCGGAGGAGCTATGAGGACGGCGGCGAAGATTGCCGGCATGGGCTTCTCCAGGATGGGTCTCTGGGGGTTTTCCGGTGGCGCTCCCGGCCTTATCGTTCCGAAACGCGTCGCCACCCTCGTCGATCGCTGGCGTGTCATCGCAGGGAGCGAAGACCGCCGAGGTTGTCCCGGTGCGCACGGAGGCGTCGTTGGACTAGTGTGACTTCGCCGTTGACAGTGATTTCATCGTGCCGAGAATGGTGTTCGGTTCTGCCCCCACTTTCGAGGAA ATTATATTTTTCTCTCGATTCTTCTTATTATTCATCTCCTGGTTGTGAAGTCTCTGCTCTGTCTCCTACACTTTGTGATGAGCCAGTGAACAGATCTCGTGTCATTGACAATTTCAAATCCTTCAGTGCCAAAACATGTCAGTCAGCCTTTTCATTTGCTTAG